The following proteins are co-located in the Brevibacillus laterosporus DSM 25 genome:
- a CDS encoding ABC transporter substrate-binding protein → MKKWGLSILMCTVGLSGMLVGCAQQKAAGTTEQGTQAKQEATASSQPVEIDFWYAVGGHNGEMVQKLVKEFNQTHKDIVVKPSYQGSYYENHTKVLSAVTAGNQPDVTMVEIASIGAFADAKVLEDLGPYTAGEEKKYNPGLMGNSYWKEKLYAIPFNRSTPLLYVNRDLLKKEGLDPNGPKTWEELRSFSQKLTKKEGGKTKTYGFSTPIDIWFYEALVFESGGQILSEDGKSLVINTEAGKAPLEFWISMLKEGIMKAPPGEKYNAWDVAAQDFLNQQVGMIFTTTGELKGMREKAKFDVGTAFLPANKNFGVPTGGANLVILQKSSEEEKKAAWEFVKWITDTPQTSVWSAETGYMPVTSDAIQSDEMKKVYEQDPNFQVAVKQLEYGKARPMVPGYKELQEVIMTEIQRVILGQASVDEALSKAVEKGQKLLKK, encoded by the coding sequence GTGAAAAAGTGGGGCTTATCTATTCTCATGTGTACAGTCGGTTTGTCAGGAATGCTAGTGGGATGTGCTCAACAGAAGGCAGCAGGAACCACCGAACAGGGGACACAAGCAAAGCAGGAAGCAACAGCATCCAGCCAGCCTGTTGAGATTGATTTCTGGTATGCAGTAGGCGGTCACAACGGGGAAATGGTCCAAAAGCTTGTAAAGGAATTTAATCAAACTCATAAGGATATTGTGGTAAAGCCTTCTTATCAAGGAAGCTACTACGAGAATCATACTAAGGTACTGTCAGCGGTAACAGCAGGGAATCAACCTGATGTTACGATGGTGGAGATTGCTTCAATTGGTGCCTTTGCCGATGCGAAGGTATTGGAGGATCTAGGACCATATACTGCTGGAGAAGAAAAGAAATACAATCCTGGCCTCATGGGTAACTCCTATTGGAAGGAGAAATTATATGCCATTCCGTTTAATCGCTCCACTCCTTTGTTATATGTGAATCGAGATTTATTGAAAAAAGAAGGACTTGATCCAAATGGCCCCAAAACATGGGAGGAATTACGTAGTTTTTCTCAAAAGCTCACCAAAAAGGAAGGCGGAAAAACCAAAACGTACGGATTCTCCACACCAATTGATATCTGGTTTTATGAAGCGCTGGTATTTGAGAGCGGTGGACAAATTTTAAGTGAAGACGGCAAAAGCTTAGTCATTAATACAGAGGCAGGTAAGGCGCCTTTAGAATTTTGGATAAGCATGTTAAAAGAAGGAATTATGAAAGCTCCTCCAGGTGAGAAGTACAATGCCTGGGATGTAGCCGCGCAGGATTTCCTGAATCAGCAAGTAGGGATGATCTTTACGACTACTGGTGAGCTGAAGGGCATGCGGGAAAAAGCTAAGTTTGATGTAGGAACGGCCTTCTTGCCTGCTAATAAGAATTTCGGAGTACCAACAGGTGGGGCAAATTTAGTCATCTTACAAAAATCATCTGAAGAGGAAAAGAAGGCGGCGTGGGAGTTTGTAAAGTGGATCACTGATACCCCACAAACCAGTGTATGGTCAGCAGAAACAGGATATATGCCAGTCACATCGGACGCAATTCAGTCAGATGAAATGAAAAAAGTATATGAACAGGACCCTAACTTCCAAGTGGCTGTGAAGCAGTTAGAGTATGGTAAGGCACGTCCAATGGTACCAGGCTATAAAGAACTACAGGAAGTCATCATGACAGAAATTCAGCGCGTAATTTTAGGTCAGGCTAGTGTTGACGAGGCCTTATCAAAAGCTGTGGAAAAAGGTCAGAAATTATTGAAGAAATAG
- a CDS encoding carbohydrate ABC transporter permease has translation MEKVATTQTKSLPTPSAWSRERMIKTKFLENVRPYAYITPALLFFTLFFLFPIGYMIYLSFHDWSLLNLDAIEWVGFANFRELLHEPDFHLVFLNTIVFTIGTVSISILLAFFLALWLNRTAKIYGIMQAAVFSPHIISLVSVSMLWMWLMDPQYGLLNALLEFIGLPAYTWLSDTKSAMISLILVSVWKGVGYNTLVFIAGLQSIPRDLYEAASLDQASKWKTLRKITVPMLSPTLFFLTVINIISSFQVFDTIYIMTQGGPVNSTNMLVFYIYEQGMDFYNGGIASAASVLLLGLIGVVTFLHFLFMEKRVHYR, from the coding sequence ATGGAAAAGGTGGCTACGACACAAACCAAATCGCTACCCACTCCATCAGCCTGGTCTAGGGAACGGATGATAAAAACGAAATTTTTGGAAAACGTGCGTCCTTATGCATACATTACTCCTGCTCTGTTGTTTTTTACGCTTTTTTTCTTATTTCCGATCGGTTACATGATTTATCTTAGCTTTCATGATTGGTCACTACTAAATTTGGATGCGATCGAGTGGGTAGGTTTTGCCAACTTTCGAGAGCTACTACATGAACCAGATTTTCATCTCGTTTTCCTCAATACCATTGTGTTCACTATTGGTACCGTATCTATCAGTATTTTGTTAGCTTTTTTCCTGGCCCTTTGGCTTAATCGAACAGCTAAAATTTATGGAATTATGCAAGCCGCAGTTTTTAGTCCGCATATCATTTCATTGGTGTCAGTGTCCATGCTATGGATGTGGCTTATGGACCCGCAATACGGTTTATTGAACGCTCTGTTGGAATTTATCGGATTACCTGCTTATACATGGCTCAGTGATACCAAAAGTGCAATGATTTCACTCATTCTGGTGAGCGTTTGGAAAGGTGTAGGCTATAACACGCTAGTCTTTATTGCGGGACTGCAAAGTATACCGAGAGATCTTTACGAAGCGGCCAGTTTAGATCAGGCAAGCAAATGGAAAACGCTACGTAAAATTACCGTTCCAATGCTGTCACCTACTTTATTTTTTCTGACGGTCATTAATATCATTTCCTCCTTTCAAGTTTTTGACACGATTTATATCATGACGCAAGGAGGACCTGTTAATAGCACAAATATGCTGGTCTTTTATATCTATGAGCAGGGAATGGATTTCTATAATGGAGGGATTGCTTCAGCGGCGTCTGTCTTATTATTGGGACTCATCGGAGTTGTTACTTTTCTACACTTTTTATTTATGGAAAAACGTGTTCACTATCGCTAA
- a CDS encoding ABC transporter ATP-binding protein, protein MAEVVLKQVVKSYQQQQVVKGMDLVIPEGSFTVLVGPSGCGKSTTLRMIAGLESVTEGEIWIGKQKVNDVPPGKRDLAMVFQNYALYPTMTVFDNIGFGLRNRGVSKKECKILVEEIAEIVGLQDYLHRKPAQLSGGQRQRVALARAMVKKPKVFLMDEPLSNLDAKLRNQMRVELTSLHKQLGTTFVYVTHDQVEAMTMGDQIVVMNEGEIKQVASPIHLYHEPENLFVAQFIGSPSMNICQQKNHAGMIVGFRPEKVMIVTEQGMAQHEHVSQSPISDFSSKGSIISREILGSDVLYYVQTEAERIIVKKEADQLFPIGADVIISVLPEHLYLFDPATGMRKNSPQLPYQKSAIAGGLV, encoded by the coding sequence GTGGCAGAAGTCGTGCTGAAGCAAGTAGTGAAATCCTATCAACAGCAACAGGTGGTAAAGGGAATGGATTTAGTAATTCCGGAGGGTTCCTTTACGGTTCTTGTTGGTCCTTCAGGCTGTGGTAAATCAACTACGCTGCGAATGATAGCTGGACTTGAGAGTGTGACGGAAGGCGAAATTTGGATAGGCAAGCAAAAGGTGAACGATGTGCCACCCGGTAAACGAGATTTGGCCATGGTGTTTCAAAACTATGCGCTGTACCCTACGATGACAGTCTTTGACAACATTGGTTTTGGTTTAAGAAACCGAGGCGTTTCTAAAAAGGAATGCAAGATATTGGTCGAGGAAATTGCTGAAATCGTAGGACTTCAAGATTATTTACATCGCAAGCCAGCCCAGTTATCAGGCGGTCAGCGCCAGCGTGTGGCATTAGCCAGAGCAATGGTTAAAAAGCCAAAGGTGTTTCTCATGGATGAGCCCTTATCCAATCTGGATGCTAAATTGCGGAATCAGATGCGCGTGGAATTAACCAGTTTGCACAAACAGCTAGGGACAACATTTGTATATGTGACACATGATCAGGTAGAAGCGATGACGATGGGCGATCAGATTGTTGTCATGAATGAAGGGGAAATTAAGCAGGTGGCCTCCCCGATCCATCTCTATCATGAGCCAGAGAATTTATTTGTTGCACAGTTTATCGGCTCGCCTTCCATGAACATTTGTCAACAGAAAAATCACGCAGGAATGATAGTAGGCTTCCGCCCGGAAAAAGTGATGATAGTGACAGAACAAGGAATGGCACAACATGAACATGTGTCACAATCACCTATTTCAGATTTCTCTAGTAAAGGAAGCATTATCTCGCGTGAAATCCTTGGCTCTGATGTCCTGTATTACGTACAGACGGAAGCAGAGAGAATCATTGTCAAAAAAGAGGCGGATCAGCTTTTTCCCATAGGAGCCGACGTCATCATATCAGTGCTCCCAGAACACCTTTATCTCTTTGATCCAGCTACAGGAATGCGAAAGAATTCCCCTCAACTACCTTATCAAAAATCAGCGATCGCAGGAGGATTGGTGTGA
- a CDS encoding HAD family hydrolase produces the protein MRNCSTLLFDLDGTLLDSREGVINAVYFTIEEHCPGMFTRDEITDRFGESLEEFLHEVEIRINEQQVQKPELPDQSESNKGKLWDRSAYCRDYFTYMKKHHNSQIQLFPFVREGLVALQKRGFQLAVVTNKQREFALQGLEMAGILHVLDTVVTLDDVALGKPSPEPIQKAIAILRTTPEETLMIGDSRYDLLSASAAGVRSVLLEWYGVDQQMQEEPHYRFSTFQMLVDELLLASVQRKGE, from the coding sequence ATGAGAAATTGCAGCACTCTTCTATTTGATTTAGATGGAACCCTGCTTGATAGCAGAGAAGGTGTGATAAATGCGGTTTACTTCACGATAGAAGAGCATTGTCCAGGCATGTTTACTAGAGATGAAATAACAGATCGCTTTGGCGAATCCTTGGAGGAATTTTTACATGAAGTTGAAATAAGAATCAACGAACAACAGGTACAAAAGCCTGAACTCCCAGACCAGTCAGAATCAAATAAAGGAAAGCTTTGGGATCGTTCAGCATATTGTAGGGATTATTTTACATACATGAAAAAACATCATAACAGCCAGATACAGTTGTTTCCATTTGTAAGAGAAGGACTAGTAGCACTGCAAAAAAGAGGATTTCAGCTTGCTGTTGTCACCAATAAACAACGCGAGTTTGCTTTACAAGGCTTAGAAATGGCAGGCATCCTGCATGTATTGGACACAGTGGTCACGCTAGATGATGTGGCACTTGGCAAGCCTTCTCCTGAGCCAATACAGAAGGCGATAGCAATTCTACGTACTACACCTGAAGAGACACTCATGATTGGTGATAGCAGGTATGATCTGTTATCAGCTAGTGCGGCCGGTGTGCGTAGCGTGTTGTTGGAGTGGTATGGAGTAGATCAACAAATGCAAGAGGAGCCTCATTATCGATTTTCAACATTCCAAATGCTTGTCGATGAACTACTGCTAGCCAGTGTGCAAAGAAAGGGTGAGTAG
- a CDS encoding glycerol-3-phosphate responsive antiterminator — translation MNQAEFYARLEKHKIIASIKHPKSLERALEAPISAVVLSIGNVNTMKRYVDLFKSHQIPVFLHVERMGGISYDREGMAYIGENVKPTGIVTTRNTLIKLAKKHGLLTIQRLFLVDSDSLKSGIQSIQETQPDAVEIMPALLPEYIIEYRNTLQQPIIAGGLIKRREQMVTALRHGAIAVSLGQHQLWKENMGDEKLQHSSI, via the coding sequence ATGAATCAAGCGGAGTTTTACGCCAGATTAGAAAAGCATAAAATCATTGCATCTATTAAACACCCGAAATCTCTGGAACGTGCATTGGAGGCTCCCATTAGTGCTGTAGTGCTTTCAATTGGAAATGTAAACACAATGAAACGATATGTAGATCTGTTTAAATCACACCAGATTCCAGTATTTCTGCACGTAGAACGCATGGGTGGGATTAGCTACGATCGGGAAGGTATGGCCTATATAGGAGAGAATGTGAAGCCAACAGGAATCGTTACAACGCGTAATACGCTGATTAAATTAGCCAAAAAACATGGCCTCCTTACTATCCAACGTTTGTTCTTAGTTGACAGCGATTCACTAAAGTCTGGAATTCAATCTATTCAGGAAACTCAACCAGATGCTGTGGAGATCATGCCTGCCTTACTACCGGAGTATATCATTGAGTACCGAAATACGCTTCAACAGCCAATTATAGCAGGGGGGTTGATCAAGAGGCGGGAACAAATGGTGACGGCTCTTCGGCATGGTGCCATTGCTGTATCTTTAGGACAACATCAGTTGTGGAAGGAGAATATGGGAGATGAGAAATTGCAGCACTCTTCTATTTGA
- a CDS encoding methyl-accepting chemotaxis protein, translating into MFHTIKAKLIIAFVLCITIPIALISSVVYLDMKRQIHQDFLAANTKEVAQVDNGVSIYFNSIRENVLMLANSSLLKKTDASIKSYKNESGTVKIDAMGNGGLEAELAQEFKRYIQAHPNTSSLFVGTEFSGYTQYPVKNMSSHYDPRDRPWYTDAMKEPGKVVITAPYILTGTDTIAVSIVTQLRDMAGKAVGVFGIDTNLLNLTEVLKEMKIGETGYVMMISAEGTVLANPQYPDMISKNVKDLDNKTLARLSEMSTGQLEVVMENQNYLTNVYTSPKTGWKYISFIEQRELNSSIDHIFFLILIMSVILGVIALVASIILAGKFSKPITTLIGHMQEIGEGDLTKEVQPHLLQRKDELGTLANSLQSMQLSIKYLISEIVSASKKLVASSEQVSAHVESNIVAIDKIAENVKEVASGADNQLMRTEESAKGMEEMALGIQRIAESTSSIAEFSLDTTQEAENGNNTVQHAVQQMSNIGVSVEHSLSVVKVLQERSNEIVKIVDMITDISSQTNLLALNASIEAARAGEHGRGFAVVADEVRKLAEQSSESAGKIASLINEVHGETNRAMESMNDVNHSVSNGVQMVQDSGEAFQRILQQIKNITEQIHDNSAISEEMSAASEEIASSVDETAHIAKLSADYMQNVSVSSESQVTAMMALQGSSEELRQISQELTSLIDRFRV; encoded by the coding sequence TTGTTTCATACAATAAAAGCCAAGTTAATCATTGCATTTGTTCTATGCATTACGATCCCGATTGCTCTTATTAGCAGTGTTGTTTACTTGGATATGAAAAGACAGATTCATCAGGATTTCTTGGCTGCTAACACCAAGGAAGTAGCCCAAGTGGATAATGGCGTATCTATTTATTTTAATTCCATCCGTGAAAACGTACTCATGCTTGCAAACTCTTCTCTGTTGAAAAAAACAGATGCATCGATCAAGTCATATAAAAATGAATCTGGGACAGTTAAAATAGATGCTATGGGAAATGGTGGTTTAGAAGCAGAACTGGCCCAAGAATTTAAACGCTATATTCAAGCCCATCCCAACACTTCATCGCTATTTGTAGGAACTGAGTTTAGCGGTTATACACAGTATCCTGTCAAAAATATGAGCTCACATTATGACCCACGTGACCGTCCTTGGTATACAGATGCTATGAAAGAACCAGGCAAGGTCGTAATCACTGCTCCTTATATCTTGACAGGAACAGATACTATTGCAGTCAGTATCGTTACACAGCTTCGCGATATGGCTGGAAAAGCAGTAGGGGTTTTTGGTATTGATACAAACCTACTGAATTTAACCGAAGTCTTGAAGGAAATGAAAATTGGAGAAACCGGTTATGTTATGATGATTTCCGCTGAGGGTACTGTACTTGCTAACCCTCAATATCCGGATATGATCTCCAAAAACGTAAAAGATTTGGATAATAAAACATTAGCCCGACTAAGTGAAATGTCGACAGGTCAACTGGAAGTCGTTATGGAAAATCAAAATTATTTAACGAACGTCTATACCTCACCAAAAACTGGTTGGAAATATATCTCATTTATTGAACAACGCGAGCTTAATAGTAGCATTGATCATATCTTCTTCCTTATTTTGATCATGAGTGTCATTTTGGGTGTTATTGCTTTGGTTGCATCTATTATTCTAGCTGGTAAGTTCTCTAAGCCAATCACTACCTTAATTGGTCACATGCAAGAGATTGGAGAAGGTGATTTAACCAAAGAAGTACAGCCTCATTTACTTCAACGTAAGGATGAGTTAGGTACTTTGGCTAATTCTCTGCAATCCATGCAATTATCTATTAAGTATCTGATTTCAGAGATTGTATCCGCATCCAAAAAGCTAGTAGCCTCCTCAGAGCAGGTATCTGCTCATGTGGAAAGTAATATAGTGGCTATTGATAAGATTGCTGAAAATGTAAAAGAAGTAGCAAGTGGCGCAGATAATCAGCTTATGCGTACAGAGGAAAGTGCTAAAGGCATGGAGGAAATGGCACTGGGTATTCAACGAATTGCTGAATCTACCTCCTCAATTGCAGAGTTTTCACTTGATACAACACAAGAAGCTGAGAATGGTAATAATACCGTACAGCACGCCGTACAACAAATGAGCAACATCGGTGTATCTGTCGAGCATTCCCTCTCTGTCGTGAAGGTCCTACAGGAACGTTCTAACGAGATTGTAAAAATTGTAGATATGATTACCGACATTTCTTCCCAAACCAATCTTCTTGCTCTAAATGCAAGCATAGAGGCTGCCCGTGCAGGAGAACATGGTAGAGGATTTGCTGTTGTTGCAGATGAAGTAAGAAAGCTTGCAGAGCAATCTTCAGAGTCTGCTGGTAAAATCGCTAGCTTAATTAATGAAGTGCACGGAGAGACTAATCGTGCCATGGAATCTATGAATGATGTAAACCATAGCGTCTCTAACGGTGTTCAAATGGTACAAGATTCCGGTGAAGCTTTCCAACGCATCCTTCAACAAATTAAAAATATAACGGAACAAATTCATGATAACTCCGCTATTTCAGAGGAAATGTCCGCTGCCAGTGAAGAGATTGCATCTTCTGTTGATGAGACAGCACATATAGCTAAGCTTTCAGCTGATTACATGCAAAACGTATCTGTATCCTCTGAGTCCCAGGTAACTGCAATGATGGCTCTTCAAGGATCATCTGAGGAACTACGTCAGATATCTCAGGAATTAACGAGCTTAATTGACCGTTTCCGGGTATAA
- a CDS encoding haloacid dehalogenase-like hydrolase, whose translation MKKTKVLLSVGLSLSLMLGAAPAFAAPLSTASATQIAQQQLQMLDKGKWAEKTHAAVQKMIDQYGVKSPNYKADKKPYAVFDWDNTSIMHDTQEALLIYQINHLNFKLTPEEFAKVLVMNVPKGPFADKYKTVDGKTITMENVSADIISDYKFLYENYKGFKGKKSLEEVTKSDQFIDFRTKMYFLYEAINGSHGSDVGYPWVLYFLTNMSVDEVHELAELSNDYGLGDSIRKINYTSPKTLSGKAGVISVTYTSGLRLSPEVASMMNTFRSNGIDVYVVSASMKEVVEVFASNPKYGYNIPKENVIGMELEKDAKGVMQPVYKKDWFKTVYGGKTEVIKAEIAKKHGGNGPLFIGGDSNGDYEMMTQFPDTKLALILNLLKDGNIGKLSKQAVDEMKKQDPKFVLQGRDENTGMWIPTESSIKVGSTKAELLPSK comes from the coding sequence ATGAAGAAAACAAAAGTATTGCTAAGTGTCGGTCTATCCCTATCACTTATGCTAGGTGCAGCACCAGCATTCGCAGCTCCGTTATCAACAGCTTCTGCTACACAAATTGCTCAACAGCAATTACAAATGCTTGACAAAGGTAAATGGGCTGAAAAAACTCACGCTGCTGTTCAAAAAATGATCGACCAGTATGGCGTAAAGAGTCCTAATTACAAAGCAGATAAAAAACCTTATGCTGTTTTTGACTGGGACAACACTAGCATCATGCACGATACTCAAGAAGCGCTACTTATTTATCAAATCAATCACTTGAACTTCAAATTAACACCAGAAGAATTTGCAAAAGTATTGGTTATGAACGTTCCAAAGGGTCCTTTTGCTGATAAATACAAAACAGTAGACGGCAAAACAATCACAATGGAAAACGTTTCTGCTGACATCATTTCTGACTACAAATTCTTGTATGAGAATTATAAAGGCTTCAAAGGTAAAAAATCCTTAGAAGAAGTAACTAAGTCTGACCAATTCATCGACTTCCGTACAAAAATGTACTTCTTGTACGAAGCAATCAACGGTTCTCATGGTAGCGATGTAGGTTATCCTTGGGTTCTTTACTTCTTGACTAACATGAGCGTTGATGAAGTTCATGAATTGGCTGAGCTTTCCAATGACTACGGTCTAGGTGATTCCATCCGTAAAATCAACTATACAAGTCCAAAAACGCTAAGCGGTAAAGCTGGCGTAATCAGCGTTACATATACATCCGGTCTTCGTCTATCTCCAGAGGTTGCTAGCATGATGAATACCTTCCGTTCTAATGGAATTGATGTTTATGTAGTATCTGCTTCTATGAAAGAAGTAGTAGAAGTATTTGCATCAAATCCTAAGTATGGCTATAACATTCCAAAAGAAAACGTAATCGGTATGGAATTGGAGAAAGATGCAAAAGGTGTTATGCAGCCAGTGTACAAAAAGGACTGGTTCAAAACAGTTTATGGTGGAAAAACAGAAGTAATTAAAGCTGAGATTGCTAAAAAACACGGTGGAAATGGTCCTCTATTTATAGGTGGCGATAGCAATGGCGACTACGAAATGATGACTCAATTCCCTGATACAAAACTAGCTTTAATTCTAAACCTTCTAAAAGATGGTAATATTGGTAAACTCTCTAAACAAGCTGTAGATGAAATGAAAAAACAAGACCCTAAATTCGTACTACAAGGTCGCGATGAAAACACAGGTATGTGGATTCCTACTGAATCATCAATTAAAGTAGGTAGCACAAAAGCTGAACTACTTCCAAGCAAGTAA
- a CDS encoding IS3 family transposase — MLHSDRGFQYTSLTFKKLFAKKITQSMSRVGRCIDNGPMEAFWGILKCEKYYLHSYSTFEELKKDINTYIYFYNNERLQAKLNGLSPIEFRTKAA; from the coding sequence ATGCTTCATAGTGATCGTGGTTTTCAATATACCTCTTTAACTTTTAAAAAGTTATTTGCAAAGAAGATAACCCAGAGCATGTCCCGTGTTGGCAGGTGTATTGATAATGGTCCGATGGAAGCGTTCTGGGGAATCCTTAAATGCGAAAAATATTATTTACATTCATACAGTACCTTTGAGGAGCTGAAGAAAGATATTAATACCTACATCTACTTTTACAATAACGAGAGATTACAGGCAAAACTAAACGGCCTCAGTCCAATAGAATTTAGGACCAAGGCCGCTTAA
- a CDS encoding IS3 family transposase — protein sequence MYLAIQAVHQEKACSVQELCEIAKIPRSSYYKWLNRKPSARELQNQQLTAAMVSLYKKVDGIYGYRRLTLHLRRETEQQINHKRIQRLMKLKGIQAVIRRKKKNYARSTPQHVAENLLNRQFHAKAPNEKWVTDVTEFKYGRGQKAYLSAILDLYDNTVVSYVLGHANNNNLVFQTVELAIKAAPGSKLCFIVIVVFNIPL from the coding sequence ATCTATCTTGCCATACAAGCCGTTCATCAAGAAAAGGCATGTAGTGTGCAGGAATTGTGTGAAATTGCAAAGATCCCTCGGTCAAGCTATTACAAATGGCTGAATCGCAAGCCTAGTGCGCGTGAGTTGCAGAACCAACAGCTTACCGCAGCCATGGTCTCGTTGTATAAGAAGGTTGATGGTATCTACGGGTACCGTCGGTTAACCCTTCATTTGCGTAGAGAGACCGAACAACAGATTAACCATAAGCGCATACAACGCCTTATGAAGCTAAAGGGAATCCAAGCGGTCATCCGTAGAAAGAAAAAGAATTATGCACGCTCCACTCCACAGCATGTCGCTGAGAATTTGTTAAACCGTCAGTTTCATGCAAAGGCACCGAATGAGAAATGGGTAACGGATGTAACGGAATTCAAATACGGCAGAGGTCAGAAGGCATATTTAAGCGCTATTCTAGATCTGTATGATAACACCGTAGTTTCGTATGTTTTAGGACATGCCAACAATAATAATCTTGTATTTCAAACCGTCGAATTAGCCATAAAAGCGGCGCCAGGAAGCAAGCTATGCTTCATAGTGATCGTGGTTTTCAATATACCTCTTTAA
- a CDS encoding helix-turn-helix domain-containing protein yields the protein MHKKWSAQEKLAVLQEIERSQIGLAAAAKMYGIGKTTLIEWRDRYELNGFEGLEHRICNRSYSADLKIQAVKDYLSGALSQSQIIRKYKIACRTQLRRWIQKYNDHSSLTSYYGGAKAMTKGRATTWQERIDIVQYCLAHNYDYQKTVSQYQVSYQQVYQWVKKYENGGQDALQDGRGRKKPEEELTEADRHKLAMKKLEYENERLRAEVAFLKKLQEFQRRRT from the coding sequence ATGCATAAAAAATGGAGTGCGCAAGAGAAATTGGCGGTGTTACAGGAAATTGAAAGAAGCCAAATAGGATTGGCGGCTGCCGCCAAAATGTATGGTATCGGAAAAACAACATTGATCGAATGGAGAGATCGTTATGAGTTAAACGGATTTGAAGGGTTGGAACATCGAATCTGTAACAGAAGTTACTCTGCGGATCTCAAGATCCAAGCGGTTAAAGATTATCTATCTGGGGCATTATCTCAAAGTCAAATCATCCGAAAGTACAAAATTGCTTGCCGAACCCAACTCCGTCGTTGGATTCAGAAGTATAATGATCATAGCAGCTTAACATCGTATTATGGGGGAGCAAAAGCTATGACAAAGGGTCGGGCTACAACATGGCAGGAACGGATAGATATTGTTCAGTATTGTCTTGCACATAACTATGACTATCAGAAGACCGTGAGCCAGTATCAGGTCTCTTATCAGCAAGTATACCAGTGGGTTAAAAAGTATGAGAATGGCGGTCAAGATGCGTTACAGGATGGTAGGGGGCGTAAGAAACCGGAGGAAGAACTAACTGAAGCGGATCGGCATAAGCTCGCCATGAAGAAGCTGGAATATGAAAATGAGCGCCTTCGCGCGGAGGTTGCTTTCTTAAAAAAGTTACAGGAGTTCCAAAGGAGGCGAACTTAG